A DNA window from Macadamia integrifolia cultivar HAES 741 chromosome 4, SCU_Mint_v3, whole genome shotgun sequence contains the following coding sequences:
- the LOC122077544 gene encoding uncharacterized protein LOC122077544 — translation MSAMEEESSKWMIEQAKEELQILEAQHPNRFGFLKMELRNFINGETNTSSPLYFHNSFVSFRKDSIPSTPNSSATTQASSNGKRRKFSEIEKPEDNPQSTKRILRRSNHSMEKLDAAIERAKECLRKIQEIKRSFANP, via the exons ATGTCGGCGATGGAGGAGGAGTCCTCCAAATGGATGATCGAACAGGCGAAGGAGGAGCTGCAGATTCTGGAAGCCCAACACCCAAATCGATTTGGGTTTCTCAAGATGGAGCTTAGAAACTTCATCAATGGAGAAACCAATACATCATCTCCCTTATATTTCCACAACAGTTTTGTATCGTTTCGGAAGGACTCCATCCCTTCCACGCCTAACTCCTCTGCAACCACACAAG CTTCATCAAATGGAAAGAGgaggaagttttctgagattgaAAAACCTGAGGATAATCCACAATCAACAAAGCGAATACTTCGAAGGTCGAATCACTCAATGGAGAAGCTCGATGCTGCCATTGAAAGGGCTAAAGAATGCCTAAGAAAAAtccaagaaatcaaaagaagttTTGCAAATCCATGA